The genomic interval TACAGACCAGGATGGCTGTACCGGAACAGCCAGCGGCAACGTACTGCAGGTAAACGGTCCCAATGCTGATTTTATGCCGAGTGCCATGTTGATCCCTCCCGGTGGTGATGTATGGTTCTATAACTATACTTCAGAAACGGGCGGCTATGCTACTTATGAATGGGACTTCGGAGACAACACCACTTCTACAGACAACAGCCCGTATAAGGTCTATCCCGATAAGGGTATCTACACCGTAAAACTCCTGGTAAAGGATGACAACGGCTGTAAAGACAGCGCGCAGAAACAGATCAAGGTATCCAGCGTCAGCGCAAACTTTACCGTAACCACCACGTTTGTGAACAATAGTGGTTGTCCGCCGGTACTGGCCCGTTTCACCAATTCTTCCATTAATTATACCAGTTCCTACTGGGATTTTGGCGATGGCAGTTTTGCCACTATCGACAATCCTTCCCATACCTACACCTATGCAGGCAAGTATAAAGTGAAGCTAAAAGTGGTGGGTGATGCCGGTACGGAAGATGAGTACGAGCAGGAAGTGGAAGTAAAAGGCCCCTATGCCACTATCGCTACTTCTTCCAATGGCGGCTGTTTAACAAAAGAGATCGAATTCAAGGTATCTGCATCGGCAGCTGCTGTCAATTTCGCCTGGGACTTTACAGATGGTATTGTCCTGGAAACAACTGATTCTACTATTAAACATACTTTTAAAGAGCCCGGCATTTACAAGCCCCGGCTCATCCTCTCAGACCAGGCAGGTTGTAAAGGCACTGCCTTCCTGAAAGATCCTATTGTAATAGACAAACTGGATGTGCAACTAACTGCTGATCCTACATTTGTGTGTGATGAGGGTTGGATCGCTTTTACGCCAAAGTTCAACAGTTATTCGATTGACGAGCTGAAACAGGAAGCAAAATACAAATGGACATATGACGCTGGCTTATCAGCAGAAAATGATACCACTGCCACTCCCCGCTTCTACCTGGATAAAATAAAGGGATATGATTTCAGCCTTACCACGACCACGGCTTTCGGTTGTACGCAAACAGTCAGCAAAACGGTGCACGCTTATGCCAAACCTGTATTGACCATCAGCGCTCCTCCGCAAGCCTGCCAGGATGCGCCGGTCAGCTTTAGCGGAACAGTAGGCAAGGTGAATGATGTCAGCTGGAAATGGGATTTTGGCAATGGCAACACCGGCAACGTGCAGCAGCCTGCCGACCAGGTATACAGCCAGACCGGCGCTGCAGAAGTGGGACTTATCGTTACCAGTACTGATGGCTGTAGTGATACTGCCAGTCATAGCATCAATATACTCCCCAAACCGTTGATCAATGCCACTGCGGGGGCTGAGTTCATATGCCTGGGCAACAGCACCACGCTGAAGGCCGGTGGTGGTACTATCTACGAATGGACACCAGCCCTGGGCCTGAACAATCCGCAGGCGCCGGAACCGGTAGCCGCTCCGGAAACAAGCACTGACTACCAGGTAAGCGTAACAGATGTCAATGGTTGTAAGAATACCGACGAAGTAAGCATCCGCGTAGTACAACCATTCAGGATACAGGCCACACCAGATACGATACTGTGCCTGGGGCAGATATTGCCTTTATGGGCAACCGGTGCAGACCACTATGTATGGAAAGGAGATGGTCTGGATAATACCACTAGCCCCTATCCGCGTGCCAGCATCAACGCAGAAGGCGACTATACATATGAGGTAACCGGTTACGACGCAGAGGGCTGCTTTACACATGACACATCGCTGATAGTAGGTGTACGCCCTTCGCCAACTATAGACGCAGGACCAGATCACACAGCGATGGCGGGCGAGCCTGTAACGCTGATCGTACAGGGCAGCGCCGATATTGTTAAATGGAACTGGTCGCCGCCGGAATACCTGAGTTGTACTACCTGTCCCAGACCAGTAGCCCTGCCTAATCTGTCCACCAATTATTTCGTGGAAGTAGAGAACGGTTACGGCTGCAAGGCAATAGATGCAGTGACGGTACACGTCACCTGTAACAAGGGCGCTGTATTCCTGCCGAATGCCTTCACACCTAATAAAGATGGAAAGAATGAATGGTTCTATCCATTAGGGCGTGGTATAAAACAGGTATTATGGATGCGCGTTTATGACAGATGGGGCAGCCTGGTATATGAAAGGTCACATTTCCAGATCAATACGCCTACCGCAGGCTGGGACGGCACCTGGAAGAACCAGGTAGCGCCTATTGGAACTTATGTGTATGCGATGGAAGCGGAGTGTGAGGAAGGAACGAAGTTTTTGTTCCGGGGTGTGGTGACGGTGGTGAGGTAGTGGCGGTGCCTCTCAAAGCAGCATATTTTCATCACAAATTTCAAAAACTCGTTGAACACCGAGCGAAATATATTGTTAGGGATCACATTCAACTTTGATCCTTTATTCGGAGGAGTATAAAAGAACATTACACAGGTGGGCTTAGCTAACAAAATGACATTATATCCATCAACCTGGATTCCCCAATTCAGACAAAGACCTTGGCTCAACTATCTGTTATTTTTAGTGACCGATTAAAACTCAATCTTTAAAAACCTGACACACATTATGTAACACTACCCAGCAGGCCACGCCAAGTCTAAATTGAACACACTAGTTTCTTCTTTTATACTTTTCTATTTCTAATTTCAAAAGATCTGTGAAAGACTTTTCCCGAAAGGGAATACGATAATCTGTTTTACAAGGATTAAAATGCTCTTTATTTTTTAGCCCGACAACTAATTTCTCAATTTGAGATATGCTACTTATTCTTTCAATTATATACAGTCTTAACGACACGGGTGAATGAAGATCTTCCCATAATGTTGGTTGCAGATCAAAGCATTCATCAAAAATGAAATAAGGTATATGCAAAGTATCACTAGAAAAATCAATACTATTGATACTATCTACATATGGTTGCAGCTGAATTGACCTATCGAAGTATTGCCCTCCCAAAGAGTCTCTGTAGCCACTAAAAAGGCTAGATGATTCATATTTAATATTTGTACTTCTTTCGTTTTCTTTACAAGCAGATAACAGTAAGAACAAAAATACTACGCATACATTTCGACCCCTATTTGAGAATCCTGCCATTAGCTTTAACTTTAGTCTTTCCATTATTATATTCAATCGTTGATGATCCAAGCTCTTTTGCAGCCCGTTCATTAGCGTCTTTTTCCAAATCACTCTTCTTGGGATCCATGCCATTTTTAATGTTCTCTGCAATTCCTTCGCTAACTTTATTGACTGCATTCTGAAACGTTTTCCCAAACTGCGCTTGTCGACCTTCCCTAAATGGTTACTTAATTCAAAGACCTTATTGCCTTGTATGAACTTAATTTAAACCTGAATCTAATCCACGTAAATTTACAACAGTAGAAGGCTGCGCATCCTCCTAATTGGTAACCAATGAATTAACGCCTAAACGACTGGAACCATACAGGTGTACCTCTGACCTTAACAATTTGCCGCCATTGACGTCAGAATCTCCCTTTTCATAGACGGCCGCCGTTCCTCCGCGATGCTAAAGCTAGACATGCTTACCATAAATAACAACGTCCAACGTTAGCTGGACGTTATTATTTATTATATAAAAGACTCAAAAAAATCATTTAGTTATGAGCTCTCATTATCGTGAGGAACCTAATCAATAATTTTACTTTTATAAACTAGTTTCCTATCTATTATTAGTTGACCAAAATATACTACTTCTACCAATTTGGCTGATGTCCGCTTGTATCTATCACAATTTTTAACCCATTCATACCAACTGTATCTAGCTTATGATAATGATTCTTCCAAAGGGAAATGATTAGTGTATCTCCTGCTACCCTCATATCACTAATATAACTCGATTCACAAATCAATTTGTGGGTTTTATCAGTTTTCAAATCAATAAAGCAAGGAGAAAAGCCCGTGATTAAACTATAGTGGTATATTTCAACTTCTGACTTTGCATCTAAACTGATATTCTTAATTACAATTCTTTTATTATAATCTGGCTTCTGATCAGCATCGATAAAAAAGTTACAACTAGTTAGCAGAATAACAAAAAAACAAGAAAAATAAAAATTTGCTTTCATAATTTCTAAGGTCTATAACCATAATAACCAAAAAATATTGCGCTAGCTGACAAAGTATGTTCACCGTAAAATGGCCATCCTGCGTTATAACCATTTCCATGGTTCTGACTCTGATTATACTTACCCGCCTTCCGCATAACCACCTTGTAGTTAAAATCCCTGCCAAAAGTGGGAGGACCAGCAGAATGTATATTCATACCAAATAGCACATTGCCAAGTACTCGCAAGCTGGTATATGTGTTATTTACATAAGATACTCCGCTGTATTTATTCATGCCGAAACTCACTTTGATATCTAATATCTCGCCATTAGCAGAATATTTAGCCAAATCCATAAGCATTGCAGCGCCTGGCTCCCATGCAGTCATCTTATAAACAAATTCCCGATTTAGTTTATTAAGCAATTGTTGCCCATTGAGTATCGCCTTCAAATTGATATTATAACCATCTTTTGACAATTGCGAAGGTATATGATTATCAATACGTTCACCATATGCGGGCGTTGTAAAGGTACCCGTTACATCATCCGTATTCATAAAATCAAACCCTAGGAGGGTTTCTCCAATTTTTACTCCACTCTTACGCCCCATCCTTTCCAAAATTGATTTATCAGACTTCTTATCTTCTAAAAAACCTTTCCAATTATTATAATCTACACTCTTTACCCGAACAATATCTCTACCCTTATCTTTCATGTTAACATGAAGGACTCGATTATTCCGATCAACAATTGTTGTGGTATCACCATGCGGATCAGAAAACAGTATAGGACCATTCTCAAATGCCGAATATGGGCTGAAAGAAATATTAGGTTTCGGATCAAGATTCCATCTCCTTCCAATCCTAGAGTCATATTCCCAAAACTCCGCAGTATAACTATTACCTTCTCCTTTTATCTAATAACTCCTTTCTTGCCCATTAAACCCATAGCGGTAACCGCCTACGCAACTTCCCTTCTACAGATCACCTGCACTTTTTTTTTCAAAGAACAGGTTCCAATATATAGTTTCTCATTTCATGTATACGCCAGTTACTTGTTTCGGATAGTTTTGGGCTTTGTTTTGTTACGCAAACTCACCCACAAGTAATTGCCACATCTGCTTCCTATTCGTCAGGCCGAAGATTTACCGCTAGCTTCCTTCACATTCCTCCTCACGGAGGACACCCTTGCCTTAGGTTAACGCATCCCACTATCAAGGTGCGTTCGGGATTTTCACGCTAGAGTTTGCACCCATGCCGAGCGCAAACAAAGAAGTGGTTGTCTCAGTATGTGAGACAACCACTTCTTCAAAATAAATCTTCTAGACTATTATCTGACTTCGCGAACTAATTGCATCTAGCTACTATAAAATTCTATTTTTTACGGACCGTATCTACGGCTATCAGCGGTACGATTTCATTAAATATTACTCTTTTTTTGATATTAGAATCAATACAACTCATCCTAATATACAATTTGGCATTACGTCGATCTCCCAAAGAAGACTTGTATCTATATACTTTATAAGGGGCATATTCATCATCATTATAAGTATCAATTCGCTTATAAGAAATTCCATCAGTTGAGAGCTCAATTTGCATATCTTCAAAAACTCTGTCTGCAAATAAGATGTCTGAACGTAGACTATCGCCGTTAGAGTATTCACGCGCAAAATGTCCAACACAGGGCGTACCATGTTCCCCAATGAGGTGATGTAGACTGTCGTACTTTCTATAAAATGCGACATTTCGAGCGCTGTTCCTAAATGCATATTTTTTCAAACTTCCATCTGCATAGGTTGAGAGTTCCTCACCCCACACGGCTCCGTTACGAAAGGATATAATACCAATAATGGCATCACGTGACATTGTAACAACCTGTCCACTAAGCTTCTTTTCAATAATAGTATTGAAGGATATTATGTTTTCACTATTACCTTTATAAGAAGCTTCAAAAAGTATCATACCACCATACCCTTGAGGTATGAAAAATTCCTTTATCGGTAGAGTCGCCTTGTTGTTACTTTGACAAGACAACTGGAAGAAAATAGAAAGCAGAAAAAGCATTTTTTTACAATTTTCCATATCAATTATTTATCTATATTCACTTGGCGGAAGGTCATGTCTTTCAATTGTATCTTCGGGCACGCCTGAAGACGGAACCCAAGTATTTGAGCTATCTCTAAATACTCCCCCACAACTCTCACAATAAGTATCTGATTTTTTAACATCTTTTGGAATAACTACTTCAACAAATCCTATTCCTTTATTGCCGAGATCATATTTGCTTATATACCTCTTGAACATTTCAAGTCCAGCTTCCAGCTTCCCTAAATTGGATCCCTTGCCAATTAACTCTATAAGTCCCTTCCTTATTGTTCCGATATCTCGTACCTCAAATGCATTCCCTGTCATTCCAAGGCCATCTGCAATACCATCTGCAGACTCCATACTCCCGTCCACACGCTTTGCAGATGGCTCAAATTGACTCTGAGAACTTGCCCCTGGAATGCCATCTGCTTTTGCTGATGATGTAAACATTATACCACCTTCACGCTCCGGGCTTTTATGGGGAGAGAAGAAGTCAGCCGCCTTATCCATCCAGTTGGGCTCTCGAGGAATAAATACGGTTAAAGTCTTTCTTACAAGCGCCCCATCTGTTAATTTTCTAGTTAAATTTATAGTGTATTGGTCACCAATTCCGTACTTGCCAACTTCATTGTAATATGTGTGAATTCCATTCATGCCACTATAAAAATGCCTCCCCGACCTTAAGGATTCCATTTCATAAAACGTTGAATTAACAAGCTTATTATTCTCACCATACTCGATATCTATTTGGAAATACCGTTCTTCTGATCCATCAAGATCGGTTGCCCAAACCGGTTTATTTCCAGCAAATTGATACGGTGTATACCAAGGATAACTCTTCGTCAACGGGTCTACCGACAAGAACCTCCCCACTCTCGGATCATACACCCGCATCCCATAATCCTGCTGATTCCCTTCACCCTTCACCTCATTATCATTCTCCTTCCCATTAAACCCATAGCGATAACCTCTTATTTTTACGTTCCATTATGGGGGCTACCAACAAAAACAGCTGGCGAAAATCTCGTCCAGCTGTTTAGCATTTTATCGAACGTTCGGACCAATTGGAACCATTACATCCTAAAAATATTACCAATACTTCAAATAGTCGCCTACATTTCAATTATTCTACTCATCACCAACTTTTGTGTTGGATATAATGCGGCAATCATCGCAAAGTAAATCAAACTCTCCAAACATTTTTTCCGGGAGCTTCCAGTCACCATCGCAACACGGACATTTTTCATCAACCCGATTATTTCTATCATTAAAAAGATAGAAATAACACTTCTTCCCCGTCAACTTCTCAATTTTCTTACAAATTTCCAACCCTTGTTTTGATAAGGGACTATCGACTGAAGAAAGATAACTATAAAATCTTTCCTCCTCTATATCTCCGCGCCGCCAAGTGCCATAAATTGCACCATAATTATC from Chitinophaga filiformis carries:
- a CDS encoding RHS repeat-associated core domain-containing protein, whose amino-acid sequence is MKGEGNQQDYGMRVYDPRVGRFLSVDPLTKSYPWYTPYQFAGNKPVWATDLDGSEERYFQIDIEYGENNKLVNSTFYEMESLRSGRHFYSGMNGIHTYYNEVGKYGIGDQYTINLTRKLTDGALVRKTLTVFIPREPNWMDKAADFFSPHKSPEREGGIMFTSSAKADGIPGASSQSQFEPSAKRVDGSMESADGIADGLGMTGNAFEVRDIGTIRKGLIELIGKGSNLGKLEAGLEMFKRYISKYDLGNKGIGFVEVVIPKDVKKSDTYCESCGGVFRDSSNTWVPSSGVPEDTIERHDLPPSEYR